The Vicinamibacterales bacterium region GGCGGGCACGAGGCCGCGGAAGGCTATGCCGCGCCGGTGATCCCGAATCCCTGAGTCGCTATCGCTGCAGGGCGTAGGACAGTTTCACGAAGAATTGCCGATCGACCGGCTGCAGCCCGTGAACCGGATCGGGCGGCGACGGCAGGTCGCGATCGTCGCCATAGCCCACGAACATCACCGATTGCCAGTTCAATTTGTAGGCGAACAGCAGCGAGCCGCTGAAGCTGCCGGACTTGGCGGGGACGTCGAACGTGTAGAGCGATGGATCGCGCGTCGTCTCGACGTACTGGCCGATCGCGCGCACGAACATGCGCGACGTGAACGTGTAGGTCGCCTTGACGTGCGACACCTGCTCGGTGAGGAGGTGACCGGTGACGGCGGCGGCGTTCGCGTCGAGCGAGCGCGTGTTCTGGATCAGATCGAGCGACAGGTGATCGGTCGCCACCACGGTGCCGCGCAGGTTGAGCGTGTAGCCGGTCGCCGGCCGCGCGTTGTCGAAATCGATGTCCTGGCCGAAGGTCGTGTCGACGAAGAGCAGCGCGAGGCGGCGCGTCGGGCTGAACTGCACGGTGAAGCCACCCTGCTGGCGTCCGATCAATTCGTCGCCGGCGCGGGTGCGATCGCTCGTATAGCGGACCTGCACGAAGCCGTTCCACTTGGTGTCCATGCCGAATCCTGGCTGCGCGTTTTCGGTGATGATGCGGCCGTCGCGGTCGGCTTGGTACTGGGCGCTGAAGAACGTGCGCTCGCGGGAAATCGCCCCCTTCGGGTGCACCGTCCAGCCCGTCGACACGTTGCCTTGCCGGTAGCCGACCTGCGGCACGAACCCGAGATCGGCGCGGAAGCCGTCGGTGATGTCGGAATAGCCGCCGAACATGTCGAAGTGCCGCGTGTTGCGCGTGTAGTAGGTCTGCAGCGCCGTCCCGCTCTCGCGGCGCCCGTCCCAGCTCTCGTCGAGATCGGGTTGGTTCGGCGTCTGCGTGGTGCTGTACAGCACCTGGCCGGTCACGACGTCGGCGGCGTTGGGACGCCATTCGAAATCGGGGCCGACGAGGCGGTTGTAGCCGCCGCCGCTGCTGGTGATCTCGCGATCGGTGACGAGCGCCCCGACGAACGACCGGCCGATCTGCTCCTTGACGCGACCGATGGCATTCATCGAAGTGAAGTCCTGCGGCGCCGACGACGATCCGTTCGAGCCGGGCAGGATGACGAGCCCGCCGCCACCGTCACGGGCGACGAGCGCGGTGTAGCGGAGGTTGCCGTCCTTCCCGGTCAGCCGTGTGCCCCAGGTCGGGTCGGTGATCGTGCGCGTGTAGACCGCCTGGATCGGCGTCTGAAACAGGTCGACCCCCTCGAGAAAGAACGGGCGCTTCTCCGGATAGAACAGCGCGAACCGCTCGTTGGCCGAGATTTGCGCCGTGTCGGACTCGATCTGCGAGAAGTCGGGCCTCACCGTGAGATCGAGCGCGTGATTGGCGTCGGGGCTGTACTTGACGTCGACGCCGATACGGCCGTCAACCGGATCGTTCTTGAGGGGCGCCCCCTCGACGCCGCCTTCGGGATGCGCGGTGTCGCTCGCGCTGGCGTAGGGGGCGGCCACCAGATGGCCGCCCGCCGGCAGGTGTTCGAGTCCCTCTAGGTCGG contains the following coding sequences:
- a CDS encoding DUF5916 domain-containing protein, whose product is MYGSWIRLVLLAVLAAAVPASAQTPAPAPPAAAGFRLTRAASPIKIDGDLSDEAWRTAARVERWYEVQPGDNNEPPVKSVGYLTYDDRALYVAFEFDDPAPAAIRAPYGDHDSISGNNTDFGGIIIDTQSTKRTAIEFFVSPRNVQYDAVTDDATGENQSPDFFWDSAAKITDRGWTLEMRIPFSTLRYPRVDPQKWGIILMRNYPRNFRYQFASAVMPRGSNCFICHVTDLEGLEHLPAGGHLVAAPYASASDTAHPEGGVEGAPLKNDPVDGRIGVDVKYSPDANHALDLTVRPDFSQIESDTAQISANERFALFYPEKRPFFLEGVDLFQTPIQAVYTRTITDPTWGTRLTGKDGNLRYTALVARDGGGGLVILPGSNGSSSAPQDFTSMNAIGRVKEQIGRSFVGALVTDREITSSGGGYNRLVGPDFEWRPNAADVVTGQVLYSTTQTPNQPDLDESWDGRRESGTALQTYYTRNTRHFDMFGGYSDITDGFRADLGFVPQVGYRQGNVSTGWTVHPKGAISRERTFFSAQYQADRDGRIITENAQPGFGMDTKWNGFVQVRYTSDRTRAGDELIGRQQGGFTVQFSPTRRLALLFVDTTFGQDIDFDNARPATGYTLNLRGTVVATDHLSLDLIQNTRSLDANAAAVTGHLLTEQVSHVKATYTFTSRMFVRAIGQYVETTRDPSLYTFDVPAKSGSFSGSLLFAYKLNWQSVMFVGYGDDRDLPSPPDPVHGLQPVDRQFFVKLSYALQR